GCCCTACATTCCGAACCATCCGTTCTGAGCCAAAATGTGAAAGAAGTCACAACAAGAATTCAAGATTTGGCCCTTTATCCTACTCTTTCTAAAAAAAGACTATATGGTGCTGTTGCCAAAGGCGGTGCCATTCGATTTGATCTAAAGGCTGGAGAATCATCTCCTCAATCCATTGGCATTGGCGTGGCCACTGATGGAAAATTAAAAGAATGGGTTCTCACAGTATATTCAGGCAATGGACAAAACGAAAATCCAACTATCCTAAGGAAAGAAAAGATCGAGGGAGAAACGCAATGGGTTTTTGAATTATTGGCACCACCAGAAGAAATTACAGTGGAAATCCAAAATCTAAATTCCGATACCCATGTCTCCGTAGTAGAAATAGTTCATGGTTATTATTATGGATACTCAGTGGATAAGGAAAACAACAACAAACCTCAACCACAAAATCCTACCAAACCAAATCCGACCGACCCAGAAAAACTTTCACCCAATGATATTCAGAATCGAACTGAATTCTATCGAGCTCCTTTTACAAAGGATTGAATTAAATTCTTAAAAATAAAATCCGTATACTCATCATAGCACGTCGGTGACATATGGCCTGCATCACTAAAATTGTTGCAGGTATAATTTGCATCATCATTCATATTCCAAAACGGAACTCCATTTTGTTTATGGTATTCGATCATTCTTGGATACCAATCATGATACACAGTGTCCTCTTTTCCATTACCTACAGATACTTTTAGATTGCGAATGTGATCCATGTAAGGCAAAGACAAGCGAACCCAAATGACTGCCGAAGGAACTCCAAGTTCTTTTGCTAACTGCAATGATTGGTTTGTAAAATTTAAAACCTGATCTGAAAAATGAAATGGTACTAAATAGGAATGAAAATCCCCAATAGCAGATTTTTTTAATAACTCGGGAGGAAGCACTGACTGGTGAGTTCCCGGAGTCATCGCAGACCCTTTTCCTTTATTCAAATTTGCCATCAAACTATTACGTAATTCACGGTAAGGATACAAAAAGGCTTCTTTGTTTTTTGCACGCACCAGAATGACTTCCAATTTAGGTCGGTATTGATACGCACGGAACATTCTCTTGGCGATAAGAGTTGAAATATCATCTGTCGAAAATAATGAAAAGTGTTTCAATACAAAAGATACATTTAATCCATTTGTCAAAGTTTCATCTACTTTTAATGTAGCAGAAGAATTATACATTTCGACGGAATGATCGAACAAAAAGAAATCAGGTTTTACATTGTCTTTATGAAACTCTTCCATCCATTGCAATACATAATCAGGTTTTCCACCTGGGACAGAAAAATTAAACATTACCCAACCTGGATATTTTTTATGAATGTATTCGTTATCAAACAACAAGGCGCGGGAATTACCAAAGTAAACCAAAACTTTATCTCGATCTTTGTTTGCTAAATAAACTTTTAAATCCTCATACAACTGATGTTTTTGTATGTAATTTATATCGGAAAGTGACTTTGAAAAATAAGTATGTACGTTTTCGAGAAGTAATAATTTATCTAAACAAAAAGTAAGAAATACAACTAAAAAAGGGACAAACAAATATCTGTTACGAATTAAATCCACAATGTCTCCTAAAAACGATAATAAATAAATTCTCCGCCATCTTGAGAGAGAGTAGCGAGGAGAAAGATAGTGACAATGCCAAGCACGGGAACAAGCCATACATCATGTTTGCGGATACGATCCCAATACTCTGGAACATATTGGATGTGATGAAAAAATAATAAAGCAATGGAAGTATAAAAAATTCGTTCTAGGTTTTCAATATGTTGGAATCGAAATGAAGAACCACTTCCTAAAAGTGAAGTTGCAGAAACTAACCACTCATTCGAATCACCAACAAACATAACTTCTAAACTATGGGAAAAGTGAGTAAAAATTCCGTGGAAGTGTTCCACCATATTAGTTGCATTGTTCGAACGAAACATTAGTCCCGAAATAGAAAACAAAACAAAAACAATCAATGCTTTGATTACCATGAGAAATTTGTTTTTTTGGGGAGTCAATTTCCAACCAAGATTATCTTCTAAATATCGTTCTCCAGCAAGAATCACACCCCAATAAAATCCCCAACAAATAAAAGTATAATCGGCCCCATGCCAAAAACCACCGAGAGTCATAATGATGATTAAGTTTAAATAAGTGCGAAGCTCCCCTTTACGTGAACCACCCAATGGGAAATAAATATAATCTCTTAACCAAAAAGAAAGAGTAATGTGCCAACGTTTCCAAAGTTCTCTTCCTGATGTGGAGAAAAAAGGTGCTTTAAAGTTTTCTGGTGTTTCAAATCCCAAATACAAAGCCACAGATCTTGCCATGTCGGTGAGTCCAGAAAAGTCACTGTATACTTGGATCGCATAACAGATCCCGGCGATGAACAAGGAAAAAGAATCATACTCGGCAGGAGAACCAAACACAGGCGAGATGGTGAGTGACATAGGATCAGCCACTAGAACTTTTTTTACAAGGCCAGACATTAGTAAATAAGAAGCACGATACATCTTTTCTTTATTAGGAGTCAGTTTGTCCAGATTTGGAAAAAAATCAGACATCCGCATAATAGGCCCTGCAATCAAAACAGGAAAAAATGCCACAAATAGGAAATAATCTTCTACCCGAACCAATGGTTTCGATGAATCGCGGTAAGTGTCTACAGCAGCTGCAATCACTTGAAATGTATAAAAACTGATTGCCAGTGGTAAAGCAATGTGGATGAGATCAGGTACTTGTTTAAAGAACGGATAGTTAGTTAGATCAGCAAGAACCTTACTGAAAAAATAAATATATTTAAAAAAGCCTAAGTTGATGAGATTGATTGCGACTGTAAAACCAATCCAAAACTTTGTAGGACTTTCCTTGATTTTACGATACAGAAGATAATTGATACCAATGACAATAAGAAAATGAACTGTTAGTGCTAATGAAAAATAAGCATAAAAACAGATTCCTGCAAGTAACAGGAAAAACTTTCTAACCTCTTTTGGGATGACCCAATAGAGCAAATAAACAACGGAAAAAAAGATTAAAAATGGGATTGAATTGAACAACATATCAAGGAAGGAATTGTCTCTCCCAGTAATCGGTTTCTGAACTTGGTGTCAATCCTTCTTTCAGGTGGTTAAATTCCGTTTCGTCCTCTTCTGTTTCCCTTTTCAGCCACTCTGCATAAAATTCTTCCGAACTCATTCGTTTGGCTCGAATCCTTCTTGCAAAACTAATGATCTCTTTATCGGAAGATACCACCAAACATTGCGAAGGTACTGGACATAAGTTTAGGTATCCAATGATGAGTTCATCAGCTTTTTTTTCATGACTGTAATGAAGGGAAAAATCACCTATTTCTTCTGAATAACAATCGGATGTAAAATCCTTCTTTCCATCAAAAAAGACGAGAACTTTCGTTTGTTTCTTTTCTGAATAGAATCGTTTTAAATGGGTAAGTAACCCATCCCGGGCATCTTGTAAGCGGTATTCCCCCAAACAAAAAGCCAAATCAGGAAATTTATACATTAGATTCATCCCGTCGATCAGGATTCTCTCATTTACGGGCACAACCCTATTGAAACCACTTGCCAGATTCGATTAAACCAAAAAAACGTAAACATGGGGAAAAAAATAATCATCGTCGGTGCCTCGAGTGGGATCGGAAAAGCCATTGCAGAAGCAGAATTGAACGCAGGAAATTCCGTGGTCCTTTTGGCAAGAAGGGAAAAACCATTAGAGTCCATTGCTAAAAAAGCAAATTCATCCAAAGAAAAAAGGGCCTTTCCTTTGCCCTTTGATGTGACAAAATTTTCCACAGCAGAAAAAACATTTGGGAAAGCTGTCTCTCTCCTTGGGGGGTTGGACGAAGTGTATTTTGCTTCTGGAGTGATGCCCGAAATTTCTCCTAATGAATACAATACGACCAAGGACTTAGAAATGCTAAATGTAAACACCTTAGGTGCGATTGCTTTTCTAAATCCGGCTGCAACTTATTTTACCAAACAAAAGTCAGGGAAAATTGTCGGAATCTCTTCTATCGCAGGGGAACGTGGCCGAAAGGGAAATCCCGTTTACAATACATCCAAAGCTGCACTTAACACATATTTGGAAGCACTTCGCAATCGTTTGTCTGAATTCAATGTCCAAGTAACAACCATTAAACCAGGCTTTGTTTTTACTGAAATGACAAAGGGACTCAAACTCCCAGAAAAAGGATTACTAAAGGCGATCACTGCAGAAGAAGCCGCAGAAAGGATTCGCAAAATCGTTGCTAGTGGTAAAGATGAAGCATTTGTTCCAGGCATCTGGGCTCTGGTTGGTCTTATCATTCGCAACATTCCCAATTTTATTTTTAAAAAACTGAGTATATAATTATGGTCGCAAAAAAAACAAAATCCATTCCTGAAATTAAAGTTCCTAAAAAGGAAAAAGTGGAAGCATGGGGGATGAGTTCTTTTTCTCAATCTCCCGTATTTCGTCCAGAAACGGAAGAAGAAATCAAAGAACTCTTTATTTGGGCCAATCAAACAGGCACCAAAGTTGCGTTACGCGGCGGTGGATGTAGTTATGGAGATGCTTCTACTAATACAGATGGAGTTGTTTTAGATCTAACTCATTTTAATAAAGTTTTAGATTTTAACCTAAAAACTGGTGTGATGACAGTGCAGTCAGGTGCAAGAATCAAGGATCTTTGGGAAACTGGAATCGAAAATGGTTTTTGGCCACCAGTAGTTTCGGGAACGATGATGCCAACACTTGGGGGAGCACTTTCCATGAACATACATGGAAAAAACAACTTCAAGGTAGGAACCATTGGTGAACATATCAAAGAGTTTACCTTTCTTACGGCCAAGGGAGATATTCTAGTTTGTTCTCCTAAAAAAAATACAGATTTATTTTATTCTGCGATTTCCGGCTTCGGAATGTTAGGTTGTTTTTTGACAGTCCAAATTAAAATGAAACCAATCTACGCTGGAAAAATGAAAATTGATCCAGTTTATGTAAGGAACTTCGATGAGTTATTTGCTTATTTCGAAGAACATTATAAAACTTCTGATTATTTAGTTGGCTGGATTGATGCTTTTGCCTCGGGAAAATCTATGGGTAGAGGGCAAATTCAT
This genomic stretch from Leptospira meyeri harbors:
- a CDS encoding DUF1574 domain-containing protein, with amino-acid sequence MDLIRNRYLFVPFLVVFLTFCLDKLLLLENVHTYFSKSLSDINYIQKHQLYEDLKVYLANKDRDKVLVYFGNSRALLFDNEYIHKKYPGWVMFNFSVPGGKPDYVLQWMEEFHKDNVKPDFFLFDHSVEMYNSSATLKVDETLTNGLNVSFVLKHFSLFSTDDISTLIAKRMFRAYQYRPKLEVILVRAKNKEAFLYPYRELRNSLMANLNKGKGSAMTPGTHQSVLPPELLKKSAIGDFHSYLVPFHFSDQVLNFTNQSLQLAKELGVPSAVIWVRLSLPYMDHIRNLKVSVGNGKEDTVYHDWYPRMIEYHKQNGVPFWNMNDDANYTCNNFSDAGHMSPTCYDEYTDFIFKNLIQSFVKGAR
- a CDS encoding MBOAT family O-acyltransferase, translating into MLFNSIPFLIFFSVVYLLYWVIPKEVRKFFLLLAGICFYAYFSLALTVHFLIVIGINYLLYRKIKESPTKFWIGFTVAINLINLGFFKYIYFFSKVLADLTNYPFFKQVPDLIHIALPLAISFYTFQVIAAAVDTYRDSSKPLVRVEDYFLFVAFFPVLIAGPIMRMSDFFPNLDKLTPNKEKMYRASYLLMSGLVKKVLVADPMSLTISPVFGSPAEYDSFSLFIAGICYAIQVYSDFSGLTDMARSVALYLGFETPENFKAPFFSTSGRELWKRWHITLSFWLRDYIYFPLGGSRKGELRTYLNLIIIMTLGGFWHGADYTFICWGFYWGVILAGERYLEDNLGWKLTPQKNKFLMVIKALIVFVLFSISGLMFRSNNATNMVEHFHGIFTHFSHSLEVMFVGDSNEWLVSATSLLGSGSSFRFQHIENLERIFYTSIALLFFHHIQYVPEYWDRIRKHDVWLVPVLGIVTIFLLATLSQDGGEFIYYRF
- a CDS encoding NYN domain-containing protein, with the translated sequence MPVNERILIDGMNLMYKFPDLAFCLGEYRLQDARDGLLTHLKRFYSEKKQTKVLVFFDGKKDFTSDCYSEEIGDFSLHYSHEKKADELIIGYLNLCPVPSQCLVVSSDKEIISFARRIRAKRMSSEEFYAEWLKRETEEDETEFNHLKEGLTPSSETDYWERQFLP
- a CDS encoding SDR family NAD(P)-dependent oxidoreductase; its protein translation is MGKKIIIVGASSGIGKAIAEAELNAGNSVVLLARREKPLESIAKKANSSKEKRAFPLPFDVTKFSTAEKTFGKAVSLLGGLDEVYFASGVMPEISPNEYNTTKDLEMLNVNTLGAIAFLNPAATYFTKQKSGKIVGISSIAGERGRKGNPVYNTSKAALNTYLEALRNRLSEFNVQVTTIKPGFVFTEMTKGLKLPEKGLLKAITAEEAAERIRKIVASGKDEAFVPGIWALVGLIIRNIPNFIFKKLSI
- a CDS encoding FAD-binding oxidoreductase, with the translated sequence MVAKKTKSIPEIKVPKKEKVEAWGMSSFSQSPVFRPETEEEIKELFIWANQTGTKVALRGGGCSYGDASTNTDGVVLDLTHFNKVLDFNLKTGVMTVQSGARIKDLWETGIENGFWPPVVSGTMMPTLGGALSMNIHGKNNFKVGTIGEHIKEFTFLTAKGDILVCSPKKNTDLFYSAISGFGMLGCFLTVQIKMKPIYAGKMKIDPVYVRNFDELFAYFEEHYKTSDYLVGWIDAFASGKSMGRGQIHKATNLKEGEDPDFPGNCLLERQHLPSRLFYVIPKKWMWILMRPFSFNFGMRLINLAKCIASILVNNKAYYQGHAEYAFLLDYVPNWKFVYKPGAMIQYQVFIPKENAKQAFREIFTICQERGIVNYLSVFKKHKPDPFLLTHAVDGFSMAMDFPVTKGNKEKLWALCKEMDEIVLKHKGRFYFAKDSTLRKRVMESYFPKDNLKRFYSLKKKYDPKGILQTDLYKRVFLTEN